Part of the Clostridia bacterium genome is shown below.
GCTTGCCTTATATCTTAAAACAATTCGGATTAAGAGTTCCTATTTACGCGTCAAACATAACCTTGGCTCTTTTGGAGCATAAGTTTAAAGAGCATAAATTAGACAACGTCAACGTAAACGAAATCAGAAAAAACTCCGTTATAAAAGCGGGCGCGTTTACGGTAGAGTTTATCAAGGTCAGCCATTCCATTTCGGGCAGTTTCGCTTTATATATAGAATGCCCCGCCGCAAGAGTGTTCCACACCGGCGACTTTAAGGTGGACTACACGCCTATCGACGGCGAGATGATTGACTTAAGGCGCATAGCTGAAATCGGCAAAAAAGGCGTGACATTAATGTTGTCCGAAAGCACCAATATAGAGCGCCCCGGCTATTCTATGAGCGAGTCCACCGTGGGCAAGTATTTAAATAATTACTTTGCCCAAAACGCGGGCAGGCGCTTGATTGTAGCCACTTTCGCGTCCAATATCCATAGAATCCAGCAAATAATAGACCTGGCTCAAAAGTTTGGGCGAAAAGTAGCGTTCAGCGGCCGCAGTATGTTTAATGTTTTGGAAGCGGCGTCCAAGATAGGCGAGATTAGATTGGACAAGAATTTGATCGTCGACTTGGAGCGGACCAAAAAAATCGACGACTCCAAGCTGGTCATTATCACCACCGGCTCTCAAGGCGAGCCTATGAGCGCTTTGACAAGAATGGCAAGCGGGGAATTTAACAAAGTAAAAATCACCGCCAACGACACGGTAATAATATCCGCTTCGCCTATCCCCGGAAACGAAAAACTAATATACAACGTCATAAACAACCTATACGAAAAGGGCGCTAAAGTCATCTACGAAGACTTAGCAGACGTTCACGTTTCGGGACACGCCTTTAGGGAAGAGCTTAAGCTTATATATCTATTGGTCAAGCCCCGCTACTTCATTCCAGTCCACGGCGAGATTAGGCATCTAAAACAGCATATGGAAATGATAGCCGATTTAGGCCACAACCCCCACAATATGCTTATGGCGAAAATCGGCGACAAGATAGAAGTATGCTCTAAATATATGAAAAAGGCCGAAACCGTAAGCGCGGGCAATGTCTTGGTGGACGGCGCGGGCATAGGCGACGTGGGCGCCGAAGTGTTAAGAGACAGAAGACACCTGTCCGAAGACGGAATGCTGCTTGTAATAATGGGCATAGAGCAGGGCGGCGAAGTTTCGTCTATAGACGTCATCACCAGGGGCTTTATATACGCCAAAGAATCGGCGGATTTAATAGAAGAAATCAAGCAAGTTTCAATTAATTCTGTAAACGGCATAGACTTAAAGCTGCAAATCGACAGAGAAATATTAAAAAACAATATCCGAAAAAACTTGCGCAACTTCTTAAACAAGAAAATCAAAAGAAGTCCAATGATTTTGCCTATTATAATTGAAAACTAAAATGCGTTTGGAAGATATTTTAGACTATTGCCGTCAGCGCAATATTCCGACTATAAGCGAGCCCGCTTGGCAACAATTAGATAAAGCGCTGCAAAAATATAAGCCCTATAAGATATTAGAAATAGGCACAGGTTCAGGATATTCGGCAATCAAGATTTTAAACTCGGTTAAAAACTACGCCGACTTAGAAAACATAAGCTTTACCACTATAGAAATAGACGCCGAACGGTTTGAAATCGCGCGCGCCAACCTAAAGGCTATGGGGCTTTATGCGCACGCTGAAATGATTTTGGAAGACGCGGCGGCGGTTTTGGGTTTATATGTCTTGCAAAATAGGTTGTTCGACTTTATCTTTTTAGACGGGGCTAAAGGGCAGTATATATACTATCTGCCCAATCTATTAAAGATTTTAAAAGACGGCGGAGTACTATTTTGCGACAACCTGACCTTTCACGGAATGTCCAAAGACGGCAAAAACACCTACCACAAAATGCGCACTATAGCTGTAAACTTACAAAGGTTTGAGCGCGAACTGAGGAATTGTCCCCAGCTAAAATGCGAAATAATAGAAACAGGAAACGATTGCGTGGCAATCTGCCAAAAGATATAAGAGATGAAAAAGATTGAGTTGTTAGCCCCCGCGGGCAATATGGAAAAACTAAAAACCGCCCTGTATTTTGGGGCTGACGCCGTATATATGGGCGGGCGTAATTTCAGCCTAAGGCAATACAGCCAAAACTTCTCAGACGAGGAAATCTTCGAGGCGGCAAACTACGCCCATAGTTTAGGCAAGAAAATATATGTCACCGTAAACATCTTCGCGCGCGATTACGACTTTAAAAAATTAACCGAATACCTAAAAATTTTGGAAAGCGCCAAAGTCGACGCCGTAATTGTAAGCGATTTGGGCGTTATGGACACAGTGTTAACCAACACAAGCCTTGACGTCCATATAAGCACTCAGGCAAACACCACCAACTCAAGGGCGATAGATTTATACGCTAGACTAGGCGCTAAGAGAGTGATACTTGCCCGCGAGCTGACCTTAAAAGAGATTAAGGAAATAAAACAAAACCTAAAGA
Proteins encoded:
- a CDS encoding class I SAM-dependent methyltransferase encodes the protein MEDILDYCRQRNIPTISEPAWQQLDKALQKYKPYKILEIGTGSGYSAIKILNSVKNYADLENISFTTIEIDAERFEIARANLKAMGLYAHAEMILEDAAAVLGLYVLQNRLFDFIFLDGAKGQYIYYLPNLLKILKDGGVLFCDNLTFHGMSKDGKNTYHKMRTIAVNLQRFERELRNCPQLKCEIIETGNDCVAICQKI
- a CDS encoding ribonuclease J, which gives rise to MDTLKVIFLGGVGEIGKNITAFEYKNDIIVVDCGSAFPSIDMPGVDLVIPDVSYLIDNIHKVRGFFLTHGHEDHIGGLPYILKQFGLRVPIYASNITLALLEHKFKEHKLDNVNVNEIRKNSVIKAGAFTVEFIKVSHSISGSFALYIECPAARVFHTGDFKVDYTPIDGEMIDLRRIAEIGKKGVTLMLSESTNIERPGYSMSESTVGKYLNNYFAQNAGRRLIVATFASNIHRIQQIIDLAQKFGRKVAFSGRSMFNVLEAASKIGEIRLDKNLIVDLERTKKIDDSKLVIITTGSQGEPMSALTRMASGEFNKVKITANDTVIISASPIPGNEKLIYNVINNLYEKGAKVIYEDLADVHVSGHAFREELKLIYLLVKPRYFIPVHGEIRHLKQHMEMIADLGHNPHNMLMAKIGDKIEVCSKYMKKAETVSAGNVLVDGAGIGDVGAEVLRDRRHLSEDGMLLVIMGIEQGGEVSSIDVITRGFIYAKESADLIEEIKQVSINSVNGIDLKLQIDREILKNNIRKNLRNFLNKKIKRSPMILPIIIEN